The Stenotrophomonas maltophilia genome includes a region encoding these proteins:
- a CDS encoding sensor domain-containing diguanylate cyclase yields the protein MIKPDKPANEALRLQALYRYRILDSQREKSFDDLVAIAKAVCGTSMAAVTLIDVERQWFKSIQGIDAAENLRSESMCGHAILQPHQIMVVEDALQDIRFHDNPVVTGDPHIRFYAGAPLISSDGLPLGTLCVFDAQPQHLPSDKAEALAALSRQVMLVMELRRFALDIQKHMLERDDYERLLSEYQDVLLAQNADLAEQSRTDALTGLPNRRAMAAALEEAVAEIDGQPGVACVALLDIDHFKHINDFQGHATGDRVLAELGVLLRSHFAGRGMAARYGGEEFVAVMPGTDLRTAELQCEFLRLAVADLPLGFPVTISIGVAQHQPGESVDEMLARADKALYRAKGNGRNRVELAG from the coding sequence ATGATCAAGCCCGACAAGCCTGCCAACGAAGCCCTTCGGCTCCAGGCGCTGTACCGCTACCGGATCCTTGATTCGCAGCGCGAGAAGTCATTCGACGACCTGGTGGCGATCGCCAAGGCGGTCTGCGGTACCTCGATGGCGGCGGTGACCCTGATTGACGTCGAACGGCAATGGTTCAAGTCGATCCAGGGCATCGACGCGGCGGAAAACCTGCGCAGCGAATCGATGTGTGGCCACGCCATCCTGCAGCCGCACCAAATCATGGTGGTCGAGGATGCGTTGCAGGACATCCGCTTCCATGACAACCCGGTGGTGACCGGCGACCCGCACATCCGCTTCTACGCCGGTGCGCCGCTGATCAGTTCCGATGGCCTGCCGCTGGGTACGCTGTGCGTGTTCGATGCACAGCCGCAGCACCTGCCCAGCGACAAGGCCGAGGCGCTGGCCGCGCTTTCACGGCAGGTGATGCTGGTGATGGAGCTGCGCCGTTTCGCGCTCGACATCCAGAAGCACATGCTGGAACGCGATGACTACGAGCGCCTGCTGTCGGAGTACCAGGACGTGCTGCTGGCGCAGAATGCCGACCTGGCCGAACAGAGCCGCACCGATGCGCTGACCGGCCTGCCCAACCGCCGCGCGATGGCAGCGGCACTGGAAGAGGCGGTTGCGGAGATCGATGGGCAGCCGGGAGTAGCCTGCGTGGCCCTGCTGGACATCGACCATTTCAAGCACATCAATGACTTCCAGGGCCACGCCACCGGCGACCGGGTACTGGCCGAGCTGGGCGTGCTGCTGCGTTCGCATTTTGCCGGCCGTGGCATGGCCGCGCGCTATGGCGGCGAGGAGTTCGTGGCGGTGATGCCGGGCACTGATCTGCGCACGGCCGAACTGCAATGCGAGTTCCTGCGCCTGGCCGTGGCGGATCTGCCGCTGGGATTCCCGGTCACGATCAGCATTGGTGTGGCCCAGCACCAGCCCGGTGAAAGCGTGGATGAGATGCTGGCGCGCGCCGACAAGGCGCTGTACCGGGCCAAGGGCAACGGTCGCAACCGGGTGGAGCTGGCGGGCTGA
- a CDS encoding AAA family ATPase → MLQTLAIAHYRSLHGLVLPLQPLNVVTGDNGSGKSSLYRALRLLAETAQGGVAAVLAREGGLGSALWAGPESIDRRVAAGEIPLQGGPRQASVGLKLGFTTDEFGYAIDLGYPPPSRSAFALDPQIKAEAIWAGPFLRSANLLVDRRGAMVRQRHAHGWDLVDDRLSLFDSLFTQVGDPQRMPETIALREYIRRWRFYDHFRSDADAPARQPAMATRTPVLHHDGRDLAAAWVTILEIGDPVALARSVDDAFPGATVGFEELDGRLALRFHQPGLLRPLSMAELSDGTLRFLLLAAALHTPRPPPLLVLNEPETSLHPDLLPALARLIIAASARSQVWVVSHASRLIAALEQAPGCHSLHLHKEQGRTLLSGQGLLDAPAWHWPQR, encoded by the coding sequence ATGCTGCAGACCCTGGCCATCGCCCACTATCGCTCGCTGCACGGGCTGGTACTGCCGCTGCAGCCGTTGAACGTGGTCACCGGTGACAACGGCAGTGGCAAATCCAGCCTGTACCGCGCGCTGCGCCTGCTGGCGGAAACCGCCCAGGGCGGCGTCGCGGCGGTGCTGGCCCGCGAAGGCGGGCTTGGTTCGGCGCTGTGGGCCGGCCCCGAATCCATCGATCGCCGGGTTGCGGCCGGCGAGATCCCGCTGCAGGGCGGACCCCGGCAGGCGTCAGTGGGGCTGAAGCTGGGATTCACCACCGACGAGTTCGGCTATGCCATCGACCTGGGCTACCCGCCACCCAGCCGTTCCGCGTTTGCGCTGGATCCGCAGATCAAGGCGGAGGCGATCTGGGCCGGGCCGTTCCTGCGCAGCGCCAACCTGCTGGTCGATCGCCGTGGGGCAATGGTGCGCCAACGCCATGCGCACGGCTGGGATCTCGTGGATGACCGGTTGTCGCTGTTCGACAGCCTGTTCACCCAGGTCGGCGATCCGCAGCGCATGCCGGAAACCATCGCCCTGCGTGAGTACATCCGTCGCTGGCGCTTCTACGATCATTTCCGCAGCGACGCCGATGCCCCGGCGCGACAACCGGCGATGGCAACGCGCACGCCGGTGCTGCATCACGACGGGCGGGATCTGGCGGCGGCCTGGGTGACCATTCTCGAGATCGGAGATCCGGTTGCGTTGGCACGCAGTGTCGATGATGCCTTCCCCGGCGCCACGGTCGGCTTCGAAGAGCTGGACGGTCGACTGGCCCTGCGATTCCACCAGCCCGGGCTGCTGCGGCCGTTGTCGATGGCCGAATTGTCTGACGGTACCCTGCGATTCCTGCTGCTGGCCGCGGCACTGCACACGCCGCGGCCACCGCCGCTGCTGGTGCTGAACGAGCCGGAGACCAGCCTGCATCCGGACCTGCTGCCGGCGCTGGCGCGGCTGATCATCGCCGCCAGTGCGCGCAGCCAGGTGTGGGTGGTGTCACACGCCAGCCGGCTGATCGCGGCGTTGGAGCAGGCGCCGGGCTGCCACTCGCTGCATCTGCACAAGGAACAGGGCCGCACGCTGCTGAGCGGGCAGGGCCTGCTGGATGCGCCGGCCTGGCATTGGCCGCAGCGTTGA
- a CDS encoding DMT family transporter → MSTPDTRKALWQIHFCVLLWGVTAILGKLITLPALPLVWWRMLLVTAMLALLPRVWRGLRTLPLRLVAGYAGIGALVALHWLTFYGAVKLANASVAATCIALAPVFTSIIEPWVAKRPFQLRELAFGLAVLPGVALVVGGVPDGMRLGVLIGAISALLVAVFGSLNKRMVSHADPLTVTALELGAGTLTLTLLAPLMPYLLPALASPLWVVPNLHDGILLLVLAGFCTLLPFALALVALRHLSAYTVQLVTNLEPVYAVVLAVVLLREQHEVTPWFYLGVAIIVGAVFLHPLLNRRKPVQHPEILGTAEARNIAD, encoded by the coding sequence ATGAGCACACCCGACACCCGCAAAGCGCTGTGGCAGATCCACTTCTGTGTCCTGCTGTGGGGCGTCACCGCCATCCTCGGCAAGCTGATCACCCTGCCCGCATTGCCGCTGGTGTGGTGGCGCATGCTGCTGGTGACGGCGATGCTGGCCCTGCTGCCGCGGGTCTGGCGCGGGCTGCGCACCCTGCCCCTGCGGCTGGTGGCCGGTTACGCCGGCATCGGTGCGCTGGTCGCCCTGCACTGGCTGACCTTCTACGGCGCGGTGAAACTGGCCAATGCCTCGGTGGCCGCCACCTGCATTGCACTGGCGCCGGTGTTCACCTCGATCATCGAACCCTGGGTCGCCAAGCGGCCGTTCCAGCTACGTGAACTGGCGTTCGGCCTGGCGGTGCTGCCGGGTGTTGCGCTGGTGGTCGGTGGCGTGCCCGATGGCATGCGCCTGGGTGTCTTGATCGGCGCGATATCGGCGCTGCTGGTGGCGGTGTTCGGCTCGCTCAACAAACGCATGGTCAGCCACGCCGATCCGCTCACGGTCACCGCACTGGAGCTGGGTGCCGGCACCCTCACCCTGACCCTGCTGGCACCGCTGATGCCCTACCTGCTGCCAGCACTGGCCAGCCCGCTGTGGGTGGTCCCGAATCTGCACGACGGCATCCTGCTGCTGGTGCTGGCCGGGTTCTGCACGCTGCTGCCGTTCGCCCTGGCCCTGGTCGCACTGCGCCACCTGAGCGCCTATACGGTGCAGTTGGTGACCAACCTGGAACCGGTCTATGCGGTGGTGCTGGCGGTGGTGCTGCTGCGCGAGCAGCACGAGGTCACGCCGTGGTTCTACCTGGGCGTGGCCATCATTGTCGGCGCGGTGTTCCTGCATCCGCTGCTGAACCGCCGCAAGCCGGTGCAGCACCCGGAAATCCTTGGCACGGCCGAAGCACGCAACATCGCCGATTGA
- a CDS encoding DUF72 domain-containing protein, translating to MTAGTIRCGIGGWVFPEWRGGVFYPVGLPQREELAHASRAMRCIEINGTFYRTPTAAQCAQWAAQTPEGFRFSMKAPRYLVQRRDLSSTVEAAAPFLQAATALGDRLGPLLWQFDPRHPADAEALERLVAQLPKQLDGVPLQHALEVRNAEAHGPALVDAARRHGVALVIEDSDEAPLHGDVSAGFVYARIKRSQARLNEGLPAPVQQRWAERARRWSRGEPVDDLPCLAAPAPETPREVYLLCIGAGKARNPAAAMALQRRVDQGSDPTRG from the coding sequence GTGACCGCCGGAACGATCCGCTGCGGCATCGGTGGCTGGGTGTTTCCCGAATGGCGCGGCGGCGTTTTCTACCCCGTGGGCCTGCCGCAGCGTGAAGAACTGGCCCATGCCAGCCGTGCCATGCGTTGCATCGAAATCAACGGCACCTTCTACCGCACGCCCACCGCCGCGCAGTGCGCGCAGTGGGCCGCACAGACGCCGGAAGGCTTCCGGTTTTCGATGAAGGCGCCACGCTACCTGGTGCAGCGCCGCGACCTGTCCAGCACGGTCGAGGCGGCCGCGCCCTTCCTGCAGGCGGCGACCGCGCTCGGTGACCGGCTGGGCCCGCTGCTGTGGCAGTTCGATCCACGGCATCCGGCCGACGCCGAAGCACTGGAACGGCTGGTGGCACAGCTGCCGAAGCAGCTGGACGGGGTGCCGCTGCAGCATGCGCTGGAGGTCCGCAACGCCGAGGCACATGGCCCGGCACTGGTCGACGCCGCCCGCCGCCATGGCGTGGCGCTGGTGATCGAGGACAGCGACGAGGCGCCATTGCACGGCGATGTCAGTGCCGGCTTCGTCTATGCGCGAATCAAGCGCAGCCAGGCCCGCTTGAACGAGGGCCTGCCGGCGCCCGTGCAGCAGCGCTGGGCCGAACGCGCACGCCGCTGGTCACGCGGTGAACCAGTGGATGACCTGCCCTGCCTGGCCGCGCCAGCTCCGGAAACCCCGCGCGAGGTCTACCTGCTGTGCATCGGCGCGGGCAAGGCACGCAACCCGGCGGCGGCGATGGCACTGCAGCGGCGGGTTGACCAGGGCAGCGATCCCACACGCGGGTAG
- a CDS encoding VOC family protein, whose product MGGNGQPSSGSTIIPCLRYRDAQAAIDWLQRAFGFHAQAVYADGDTVFHAQLTFGTGMIMLGSASNQSAWSEHAAMPDEVGGRQTQSACVIVTDADAHYARAKAAGARIVIDIADQDYGGRGYACADPEGYLWWFGSYDPWRADHGQ is encoded by the coding sequence ATGGGCGGGAACGGCCAACCGAGCAGCGGCTCCACCATCATTCCGTGCCTGCGCTACCGCGATGCGCAGGCTGCCATCGACTGGCTGCAGCGCGCCTTCGGCTTCCATGCCCAGGCCGTCTACGCCGATGGCGATACGGTGTTCCATGCGCAGCTGACCTTCGGCACCGGCATGATCATGCTGGGCTCGGCCAGCAACCAGAGCGCGTGGAGCGAGCATGCGGCGATGCCTGATGAGGTCGGCGGCCGCCAGACGCAGAGTGCCTGCGTGATCGTCACCGATGCCGACGCGCACTACGCCCGGGCCAAGGCCGCCGGTGCCCGAATCGTCATCGACATCGCCGACCAGGACTACGGCGGTCGTGGCTATGCCTGCGCCGACCCGGAAGGCTACCTGTGGTGGTTCGGCAGCTACGACCCGTGGCGCGCGGACCACGGCCAGTGA
- a CDS encoding serine hydrolase produces MKPWIGGAVLLACTTMASAATPAQLQELDATVERVRAQFDVPGIAVAVVKDGEVVLERGWGVREQGKPEPVQADTLFAIASNTKAFTATSLNLLAEDGKLKMDDKVIDHLPSFRMSDPFVTGQMTIRDLLSHRSGLSLGAGDLLFWPTTSYSNAEVVERLGRVPLKGGFREGYAYDNILYAVAQQVIEHVSGMSYQQFLQTRIFDKVGMAGTRYNADHLKPGDKAAVGHAKYDFKDLRTVAPLTWSNNAGAGGIYSSAHDMARWMQVQLAEGKLADGTPLFSEKSQQQMWRMITPQSIPAPSVPELAPARANFAGYGEGWSLSDYRGQKLVWHTGGWPGMVSRLTLVPGEKLGVVVLTNQEVGAAFNAITLSVLDAYLGGEKHDWVDAYAKAVAKGQDKADEAWAKHQSARDKGSRPSLALAGYTGMFRDRWYGDMQVSAEGKGLRLRFAKTAQLSGRLEHWQHDTFIVRWDDRSLNADAFVNFSLDPDGKVREVRMQPISDLTDFSFDFQDLLFTPVK; encoded by the coding sequence ATGAAACCCTGGATTGGAGGAGCCGTGCTGCTGGCGTGCACGACCATGGCGAGCGCTGCCACCCCGGCGCAGCTGCAGGAGCTGGATGCAACCGTCGAGCGCGTGCGCGCGCAGTTCGACGTGCCCGGTATTGCGGTGGCGGTGGTCAAGGATGGCGAGGTGGTGCTGGAGCGCGGCTGGGGCGTGCGCGAGCAGGGCAAGCCGGAACCGGTGCAGGCCGATACGCTGTTTGCCATTGCGTCCAATACCAAGGCGTTCACCGCCACCTCGCTGAACCTGCTGGCCGAGGACGGCAAGCTGAAGATGGACGACAAGGTGATCGACCACCTGCCGTCGTTCCGCATGTCCGATCCGTTCGTGACCGGCCAGATGACCATCCGCGACCTGCTGTCGCATCGCAGCGGACTGAGCCTGGGCGCCGGTGACCTGTTGTTCTGGCCGACCACCTCCTACAGCAATGCCGAAGTGGTGGAACGGCTGGGCAGGGTGCCGCTGAAGGGTGGATTCCGCGAGGGCTATGCGTACGACAACATCCTGTACGCGGTCGCCCAGCAGGTGATCGAGCATGTTTCCGGCATGAGTTACCAGCAGTTCCTGCAGACCCGCATCTTCGACAAGGTGGGCATGGCCGGCACGCGCTACAACGCCGATCACCTGAAGCCGGGCGACAAGGCCGCGGTCGGCCACGCCAAGTACGATTTCAAGGACCTGCGCACCGTCGCGCCGCTGACCTGGTCGAACAATGCCGGCGCCGGCGGCATCTATTCCAGCGCGCACGACATGGCGCGCTGGATGCAGGTGCAGCTGGCCGAAGGCAAACTGGCCGACGGCACGCCGTTGTTCTCCGAGAAGAGCCAGCAGCAGATGTGGCGGATGATCACGCCGCAGTCGATCCCGGCGCCGAGCGTGCCGGAGCTGGCACCGGCGCGGGCCAACTTCGCCGGCTATGGCGAAGGCTGGAGCCTGAGCGACTACCGTGGGCAGAAGCTGGTCTGGCACACCGGTGGCTGGCCGGGCATGGTTTCGCGGCTGACCCTGGTACCGGGCGAGAAACTGGGCGTGGTGGTGCTGACCAATCAGGAAGTGGGCGCGGCGTTCAATGCGATCACCCTGAGTGTGCTCGATGCCTACCTGGGCGGTGAAAAGCATGACTGGGTGGACGCCTATGCCAAGGCCGTGGCCAAGGGACAGGACAAGGCCGACGAGGCGTGGGCCAAGCACCAGAGCGCGCGCGACAAGGGCAGCAGGCCGTCGCTGGCGCTGGCCGGCTACACAGGCATGTTCCGCGACCGCTGGTATGGCGACATGCAGGTCAGTGCCGAGGGCAAGGGACTGCGCCTGCGCTTTGCCAAGACCGCGCAGCTGAGCGGACGCCTGGAGCACTGGCAGCACGACACCTTCATCGTGCGCTGGGACGACCGTTCGCTCAACGCCGACGCGTTCGTGAACTTCAGCCTGGACCCGGACGGCAAGGTGCGCGAGGTGCGCATGCAGCCGATTTCCGACCTGACCGATTTCAGTTTCGATTTCCAGGACCTGCTGTTCACCCCAGTGAAATGA
- the smrA gene encoding multidrug efflux ABC transporter SmrA, with translation MFRWFESLIPVFPPVDGRMPPRKVLPFYLHYLRPVWPVLLATLIAGLLLALVEVAMFDYLGRIVDMVAEQPGADFFKRHANDLGWMLFITVIARPILVGLHNLLVNQAIVPGLSNRSRWLMHNYVVRQSLSFFQNDFAGSVANRVMQTGTSLRESAVQMVDSLWYIVVYTGTALYLFAQADWRLMVPLILWLLAYAVIMVYFVPRAKERAWIASEARSKAMGRIVDGYTNIPTLKLFAHGGREQAYVAESIQELAVKHRAQTRVTTGMDLTIAIVNGFLIAGTCGLALWLWNGGHITVGAITLATGLVIRIHNMSGWIMWTINGIFEDIGTVQDGITTIAQPLTVQDREDAVPLQVTRGGVHFQDIHFHYGKKGGVIAGLDLVVKPGEKIGLVGPSGAGKSTLVNVLLRLYDLESGRILIDGQDIAYVTQESLRQQIGVVTQDTSLLHRSIRDNLLYGRPDATDEQLRAAVVKARAEAFIDTLVDGQGRRGYDAHVGERGVKLSGGQRQRIAIARVLLKDAPILVLDEATSALDSEVEAAIQDSLDELMGGKTVIAIAHRLSTIARMDRLVVMDQGRIVETGTHAELIAAGGLYARLWARQTGGFVAADQ, from the coding sequence ATGTTCCGTTGGTTTGAATCCCTGATTCCGGTGTTCCCGCCCGTGGACGGGCGGATGCCTCCGCGCAAGGTGCTGCCGTTCTACCTGCACTACCTGCGCCCGGTGTGGCCGGTGCTGCTGGCCACGCTCATCGCCGGCCTGCTGCTGGCGCTGGTGGAAGTGGCGATGTTCGATTACCTGGGCCGCATCGTCGACATGGTTGCCGAGCAGCCCGGTGCCGACTTCTTCAAGCGCCATGCCAACGACCTGGGCTGGATGCTGTTCATCACGGTCATCGCGCGTCCGATCCTGGTCGGCCTGCACAACCTGCTGGTCAACCAGGCCATCGTGCCCGGCCTGAGCAACCGCTCGCGCTGGTTGATGCACAACTATGTGGTGCGGCAGAGCCTGAGCTTCTTCCAGAACGACTTCGCCGGCAGCGTCGCCAACCGGGTGATGCAGACCGGTACCTCGCTGCGCGAGTCGGCGGTGCAGATGGTCGATTCGCTCTGGTACATCGTGGTCTATACCGGCACCGCGCTGTACCTGTTCGCGCAGGCCGACTGGCGGCTGATGGTGCCGCTGATCCTGTGGCTGCTGGCCTATGCGGTGATCATGGTCTACTTCGTGCCGCGCGCGAAGGAACGGGCCTGGATTGCGTCCGAAGCGCGTTCCAAGGCGATGGGCCGCATCGTCGATGGCTACACCAACATTCCCACGCTGAAGCTGTTCGCCCATGGCGGGCGCGAGCAGGCTTACGTGGCCGAGTCGATCCAGGAACTGGCGGTCAAGCACCGCGCGCAGACCCGGGTGACCACCGGCATGGACCTGACCATCGCCATCGTCAACGGTTTCCTGATCGCCGGTACCTGTGGGCTGGCGCTGTGGCTGTGGAATGGCGGCCACATCACCGTCGGTGCGATCACGCTGGCGACCGGCCTGGTGATCCGCATCCACAACATGTCCGGCTGGATCATGTGGACCATCAACGGCATCTTCGAGGACATCGGCACGGTGCAGGATGGCATCACCACCATCGCCCAGCCGCTGACCGTGCAGGACCGCGAGGATGCGGTGCCGTTGCAGGTGACCCGTGGCGGCGTGCATTTCCAGGACATCCACTTCCACTACGGCAAGAAGGGGGGCGTGATCGCAGGCCTGGACCTGGTGGTGAAGCCGGGCGAGAAGATCGGCCTGGTCGGTCCTTCGGGGGCCGGCAAGTCGACCCTGGTCAATGTGCTGCTGCGCCTGTACGACCTGGAAAGCGGCCGCATCCTGATCGACGGCCAGGACATTGCCTACGTCACCCAGGAAAGCCTGCGCCAGCAGATCGGTGTGGTCACCCAGGACACCTCGCTGCTGCATCGCTCGATCCGCGACAACCTGCTGTACGGCCGTCCAGACGCGACCGATGAGCAGTTGCGCGCTGCCGTGGTCAAGGCGCGTGCCGAAGCCTTCATCGACACGCTGGTGGACGGTCAGGGGCGTCGCGGCTACGACGCGCATGTCGGCGAGCGTGGCGTGAAACTCTCCGGCGGCCAGCGCCAGCGCATCGCCATTGCCCGCGTGCTGCTGAAGGACGCTCCGATCCTGGTGCTGGACGAAGCAACCTCGGCACTGGACTCGGAAGTGGAAGCGGCGATCCAGGACAGTCTGGATGAGCTGATGGGCGGCAAGACGGTGATCGCGATCGCGCACCGGCTGTCGACCATCGCGCGCATGGACCGGTTGGTGGTGATGGACCAGGGACGCATCGTGGAGACCGGCACCCATGCCGAGCTGATTGCGGCCGGTGGCCTGTACGCACGGTTGTGGGCGCGACAGACCGGTGGATTTGTTGCTGCCGATCAATGA
- the agp gene encoding bifunctional glucose-1-phosphatase/inositol phosphatase, translating to MIRPLRSLLLALSLVATVATAAPAPMDGDQLEQVVLLSRHNLRAPVVASGALANATPETWPRWEVAPGELTTKGGVLEVYMGRYIAQWLRQAQLLPVSGCPQEDDFHAYANSLQRTQATAQFFVAGAFPGCHVSVEQRMPLGSMDPLFDPVIRRDDAAFRTRALESMQRALAAADLAPALSVVEEITRYPQSAACKGHSDCHLALADTTFSTEPGKEPRASGSLALASGMVDALLMEHYQGSGIPREGWGRLTTEAQWQALAQIRNRYQDILFGTPEVARDVAAPLLTRVNALFDDPASPKVTLLVGHDSNIGSVLAALGISDYSLPGQYEKTPIGGLLQFERWRDRHSGVERIRLAYVYPTTAQLRDALPLANAQPPGRVVLRVPGCAAQGCTVAEFQRLLHPKAR from the coding sequence ATGATCCGCCCCCTGCGCTCGCTGTTGCTGGCACTCAGCCTGGTTGCCACGGTTGCCACGGCTGCGCCGGCACCCATGGACGGCGACCAGCTCGAGCAGGTCGTCCTGCTCAGCCGTCACAACCTGCGCGCGCCGGTGGTAGCCTCCGGCGCGCTCGCCAACGCGACGCCCGAGACCTGGCCGCGCTGGGAGGTGGCACCGGGCGAGCTGACTACCAAGGGAGGCGTGCTGGAGGTCTACATGGGCCGCTACATCGCCCAGTGGCTGCGCCAGGCGCAGCTGTTGCCGGTGTCGGGTTGCCCGCAGGAGGATGACTTCCACGCGTACGCCAACAGCCTGCAGCGCACCCAGGCCACCGCGCAGTTCTTCGTTGCCGGTGCTTTCCCGGGCTGCCATGTTTCGGTCGAACAGCGCATGCCGCTGGGCTCGATGGATCCGTTGTTCGATCCGGTGATCCGCCGCGACGACGCGGCATTCCGCACGCGCGCGCTGGAGTCAATGCAGCGAGCGCTGGCCGCAGCGGACCTTGCACCGGCTCTGTCCGTGGTGGAAGAGATCACCCGCTATCCGCAGTCGGCGGCATGCAAGGGGCACAGCGACTGCCATCTGGCGCTGGCCGATACCACCTTCAGTACGGAACCGGGCAAGGAGCCTCGCGCGTCCGGATCACTGGCGCTGGCCAGCGGGATGGTCGATGCCTTGTTGATGGAGCACTACCAGGGCAGTGGCATCCCCCGCGAAGGCTGGGGCCGGTTGACCACCGAGGCGCAATGGCAGGCGCTGGCGCAGATCCGCAACCGCTACCAGGACATCCTGTTCGGAACGCCCGAGGTGGCGCGTGATGTGGCCGCTCCGCTGCTGACAAGAGTGAATGCGTTGTTCGACGACCCGGCGTCGCCGAAGGTGACCCTGCTGGTCGGTCACGATTCCAACATCGGCTCGGTGCTGGCGGCGTTGGGAATCAGCGACTACAGCCTGCCGGGCCAGTACGAGAAGACGCCGATCGGCGGCCTGCTGCAGTTCGAACGCTGGCGTGATCGCCACAGCGGGGTGGAACGGATCCGCCTGGCCTACGTCTACCCGACCACCGCGCAGCTGCGCGATGCGCTGCCGCTGGCCAACGCGCAGCCGCCGGGCCGCGTCGTGCTGCGTGTGCCGGGGTGCGCGGCTCAGGGGTGCACCGTCGCCGAGTTCCAGCGCCTGCTGCATCCGAAAGCCCGCTGA
- a CDS encoding polysaccharide lyase, whose protein sequence is MSLPLRLALLPTLLASAGAFAACPAPPPGQLDIRALGYYTDKVGSIIDPVLNQQNKDATAPLDRYAADVARMSDDYLRNGDPAAAQCTLSWLGAWADDGAMLGQMIRVNNDQSFYMRQWMLDAVAMAYLKVHDQANPQQRARIDPWLQKLARANLAYWDNPKRRRNNHYYWGGLGVLATGLATDDDALWQAGHAAFQKGIDDIQDDGSLPLEMARGQRALHYHDYALAPLVMMAELARLRGQDWYASKDHAIDRLARRVIEGSKDPAWFNQHTGVAQLPLQASGWVEFYRLRSPDGGVFDAAHARGPFHSPRLGGDLTLMATHGIVRTPLR, encoded by the coding sequence ATGTCTCTCCCCTTGCGCCTCGCCCTGCTGCCCACGCTGCTGGCCAGTGCGGGTGCCTTCGCCGCCTGCCCCGCGCCGCCGCCCGGCCAGCTGGACATCCGCGCGCTTGGCTACTACACCGACAAAGTCGGCTCGATCATCGACCCGGTACTGAACCAGCAGAACAAGGACGCCACTGCACCGCTGGACCGCTATGCCGCCGACGTGGCGCGCATGAGCGATGACTACCTGCGCAACGGTGACCCGGCAGCGGCACAGTGCACGCTGAGCTGGTTGGGTGCGTGGGCCGACGACGGCGCCATGCTCGGGCAGATGATCCGGGTCAACAACGATCAGTCGTTCTACATGCGGCAGTGGATGCTCGATGCGGTAGCCATGGCCTACCTGAAAGTGCATGACCAGGCCAACCCGCAGCAGCGTGCGCGTATCGATCCGTGGCTGCAGAAGCTGGCACGGGCCAATCTGGCGTACTGGGACAATCCGAAACGGCGCCGCAACAACCACTACTACTGGGGCGGGCTGGGCGTGCTGGCCACCGGACTGGCCACCGACGACGACGCCCTATGGCAGGCCGGCCACGCCGCGTTCCAGAAGGGCATCGATGACATCCAGGACGATGGCAGCCTGCCGCTGGAGATGGCCCGCGGGCAACGGGCCCTGCACTATCACGACTACGCATTGGCGCCACTGGTGATGATGGCCGAGCTGGCGCGGCTGCGCGGCCAGGACTGGTATGCCAGCAAGGACCATGCAATTGACCGCCTTGCCCGCCGCGTCATCGAAGGCAGCAAGGACCCTGCATGGTTCAACCAGCACACCGGCGTTGCCCAGTTGCCCCTGCAGGCCAGCGGCTGGGTCGAGTTCTACCGCCTGCGCTCACCTGACGGCGGCGTGTTCGACGCCGCGCATGCACGCGGCCCGTTCCACTCGCCACGGCTGGGCGGCGACCTTACGCTGATGGCCACGCATGGCATCGTGCGCACGCCGCTGCGTTAG